The genomic DNA TGTTTGAGAGAGCCAGCTACGTGATGGAGGTGAAGGAGGATGCAGCCGTGGGTACTGCAGTAGGGTCTGTCAGGGCCATGGACCCGGATGGATACAACAGCCCAGTCAGGTTAGTTAGAGCACTGCTTTGCTTTCCCTCTAGCCCGCCCACTCATTTCTACCTACCACCCACAGGTAATGGAGAGATTGGTTATAGTCATTTGTATCATGGGTAATTTGATGGATGTTAAAGGTTATGTTACAGTAGTTTTGAAACTGTAGAATTTTTAGAGTTGGATAGGTCATCTCATTCATTTGGGAGTCTAGAAGAAGTCGTGTTCATATTAAGCAAAGCACAAGGTGTGTATTCTGCACCATCTCCACACATACCTTTTTTAGTGAGTTCTTCTCAATGTCCAAAGTCCCTTAATTACCACTCCTCATGGAAATACACTGAAAGGGCATCTAGTATGAACAAATAACAGGATCATTGCATAATCTGCTGGATGATGAAACTGTTAGGGCTGGTCTGGTCGGTGCCACTGCTCAGAGCTGTTCCCTCTCCAGTACAGGTATTAAAATAGAGTGATATAAGTCCCACTGTCTGTTTAGGGCAGATCCTCCGGGCGTGCAGTATTCAGAATCAACTGCTGTTATCAtacagagagggcagagaatgaGTGGACTGAGAAAGTTTTCAACTTATTGAGTGAAAAGGGGGTGTCAAATACAGTAGGAGATGTTGGTGAGTGGTAGAAAATAGAAGTGTATTGTTTTAAAAGCCTGTAGTAAACCCTCTGAAATGTTTCACAAACCTCCATGCTTTCAATCATTGTCTTACATTTTGTGTATCTATCGTATAGGTACTCCATTGATCGTCGCACAGATCTGGACCGGCTTTTTAACGTGCATTCTGGGAATGGGACCGTATTCATCACAAGACCTCTCGACCGAGAAGAAGCTGCCTGGCACAACATTTCTGTTATCGCAACAGAGTTCAGTAAGTCTTTCACAGCTTTATCAGGCACATGAATTCACAATACAAAATATTCTAAAAAGGCTATGGAGTTCAATTATTATATTCTGCCCTGTtttgaaacattaaaaaaaacaattatcatataattatttattacagttattattcattattcattCATATTATTCATAATGTGTATGTTTGCTTTACAGACAAACCTCTGCAGACCAGTCGGGGGCCTGTTTATATCCGTCTTCTAGATGTCAACGACAACGCACCAACATTTGCCTCTTTCTACGAGACGTTTGTTTGTGAAAAGACCAAGGCTGGACAGGTACGGAACGCAGATCCTCCACTTAGGTCCCATGATAGATAGTGTTTGACATGAATGAATTATTCGCATTGCTATAATTACTCTATATCATTGTGACATCTAGAGGTTCTACAATAGGCTATATGCCCAAGAATACCACAAATGACGATAAAGCATTGTGATGAGTGCTGCATTCCTCTGGGGAAGTGATTGGTCTCCAGGGTCTACTTTCTGTGGCAGCTGATGAGATGATCTGTCATGGCAGGTGACAGTAGCTGTCACACATCAAGGACATGTTTCAATAGGTGCCCACCACATGTCTATTCCTCTACTCCTTCCCCTTTTATCCCTCCTTCATCCCTCTGTCATTATTCATAATTAATTCAGAGGCCCATCCTTGGTtcttctgtgtttgtgtttgctgCCCTCCTGTTTACCATGCAATGTCCCATGAGAGAAGTCAATACAATCATCTACAATGGATCTTCCAAAATGGTTATTTATTTTTGTCATTAATTAAATAAACATACCAATCTGTTATGTCTATATGCATGGTCTCTAGCCTACAATTTTCATCAATATCGCCAGCCTGGAAAACcaaataattattattattattattattattatattattttaaaaaTATGAATCCGTTTTTGTTTATCCTGTAAACAGAAGATCCAGACGGTGAGTGCGGTGGATGCAGATGACCCTGCAGGTGGGCACAAGTTCTTCTTCAGTCTGGCTACGGAGGGAGCTTACAGAGGCAACTTCACAGTCAGAGACAATGGAGgtgagtactgtactgtatgatcTCTTTGGGTGTCTATCATACACAGTCAACACATGATATTATGTTTGGGTGTCTATCATACACAGTCAACACATGATATTATGTTTGGGTGTCTATCATACACAGTCAACACATGATATTATGTTTGGGTGTCTATCACACACAGTCAACACCTGATATTATGTTTGGGTGTCTATCACACACAGTCAACACCTGATATTATGTTTGGGTGTCTATCTTACACAGTCAACACCTGATATTATGTTTGGGTGTCTATCACACACAGTCAACACCTGATATTATGTTTGGGTGTCTATCTTACACAGTCAACACCTGATATTATGTTTGGGTGTCTATCACACACAGTCAACACCTGATATTATGTTTGGGTGTCTATCATACACAGTCAACACCTGATATTATGTTTGGGTGTCTACCTTACACAGTCAACACCTGATATTATGTTTGGGTGTCTATCTTACACAGTCAACACCTGATATTATGTTTGGGTGTCTATCACACACAGTCAACACCTGATATTATGTTTGGGTGTCTATCACACACAGTCAACACCTGATATTATGTTTGGGTGTCTATCATACACAGTCAACACCTGATATTATGTTTGGGTCTCTATCATACACAGTCAACACCTGATATTATGTTTGGGTGTCTATCACACACAGTCAACACCTGATATTATGTTTGGGTGTCTATCACACACAGTCAACACCTGATATTATGTTTGGGTGTCTATCATACACAGTCAACACCTGATATTATGTTTGGGTCTCTATCATACACAGTCAACACATGATATTATGTTTGGGTGTCTATCATACACAGTCAACACCTGATATTATGTTTGGGTCTCTATCATACACAGTCAACACCTGATATTATGTTTGGGTGTCTATCATACACAGTCAACACCTGATATTATGTTTGGGTGTCTATCTTACACAGTCAACACCTGATATTATGTTTGGGTGTCTATCTTACACAGTCAACACCTGATATTATGTTTGGGTGTCTATCTTACACAGTCAACACCTGATATTATGTTTGGGTGTCTATCACACACAGTCAACACCTGATATTATGTTTGGGTGTCTATCACACACAGTCAACACCTGATATTATGTTTGGGTGTCTATCATACACAGTCAACACCTGATATTATGTTTGGGTCTCTATCATACACAGTCAACACCTGATATTATGTTTGGGTCTCTATCATACACAGTCAACACCTGATATTATGTTTGGGTGTCTATCACACACAGTCAACACCTGATATTATGTTTGGGTGTCTATCTTACACAGTCAACACCTGATATTATGTTTGGGTGTCTATCTTACACAGTCAACACCTGATATTATGTTTGGGTGTCTATCACACACAGTCAACACCTGATATTATGTTTGGGTGTCTATCACACACAGTCAACACCTGATATTATGTTTGGGTGTCTATCATAGACAGTCAACACCTGATATTATGTTTGGGTGTCTATCATACACAGTCAACACCTGATATTATGTTTGGGTCTCTATCATACACAGTCAACACCTGATATTATGTTTGGGTCTCTATCATACACAGTCAACACCTGATATTATGTTTGGGTGTCTATCACACACAGTCAACACCTGATATTATGTTTGGGTGTCTATCACACACAGTCAACACCTGATATTATGTTTGGGTGTCTATCATACACAGTCAACACCTGATATTATGTTTGGGTGTCTATCATACACAGTCAACACCTGATATTATGTTTGGGTGTCTATCATAGACAGTCAACACCTGATATTATGTTTGGGTCTCTATCATACACAGTCAACACCTGATATTATGTTTGGGTGTCTATCACACACAGTCAACACCTGATATTATGTTTGGGTGTCTATCTTACACAGTCAACACCTGATATTATGTTTGGGTGTCTATCATACACAGTCAACACCTGATATTATGTTTGGGTGTCTATCTTACACAGTCAACACCTGATATTATGTTTGGGTGTCTATCTTACACAGTCAACACCTGATATTATGTTTGGGTGTCTATCACACACAGTCAACACCTGATATTATGTTTGGGTGTCTATCTTACACAGTCAACACCTGATATTATGTTTGGGTGTCTATCACACACAGTCAACACCTGATATTATGTTTGGGTGTCTATCACACACAGTCAACACCTGATATTATGTTTGGGTCTCTATCATACACAGTCAACACCTGAAATTATTTTTGGGTGTCTATCTTACACAGTCAACACCTGATATTATGTTTGGGTGTCTATCACACACAGTCAACACCTGATATTATGTTTGGGTGTCTATCATACACAGTCAACACCTGATTCTTTATATTTTTTATACTATTTATATTTTCTATTAAATGTTTTATCTTATGCTTCACTCCGCATTGTTGGAAATggacctgtaagtaagcatttcactgttagtctacacctgtggccatacgaagcatgtgacaaatacaatttgatttgacattataGTAAATATGTTATAATGCCTAATTGCATACATGATTATGGCACCTTATGGTTATTCCAATGAATCCAATGAACCAGGCTGGAAGGCAATTCTGTAGTCTATGTGCAATCCGTCACCCTTCATAGCCATATAACACACTATAATGTGGCTGTTACATCAGTCTTAACATGTGTGTTAAATGTATGTTGTTTCCCTCTAGATAACACAGCTGGCGTCCTAACCCGGCGCTCCAGCTACAGCCGACTGCACAAGAGCGTCTACCTGGTTCCTGTGGTGATCACAGACGGGGACTTCCCCATGCAGAGCAGCACGGGGACGCTGACGGTGCGCGTGTGCACCTGCGACCGCGAGGGCAACATGGAGCTGTGCAACGCCGAGGCCCAGACCAGCTCAGCTGGACTCAGCACCGGGGCCCTGGTGGCTATCCTGCTTTGTGTTATTATCCTCCTCAGTGAGTATAGCTGTCTGTTTGTCtatctggctggctgtgtgaGTACAGTATATTGATTGAGTCCTCATTGACTAtagctgtctgtttgtctgtctggctCTGACCATCTCCATCTCCAGTTTAGTCATTCAcattaatgtacagtatgtaaaatATCTCTCTTTTAATAAGAAATTCCACAGGTTCTAGTGTAGTTGCTATATTTTAGATGTTCAATTTGACCCTCCTGTATATCACCTGAATGTGTAGACATACGAGTACGCACACACTCACAGGCACCTCTAAGAATGCCCTAAATTCCCGTCTATTTCATTCTTGGCTGTGTACGGCAAACGTGTTATTTATGGAGGATCACAACAAGTCCAATGGGATTCAGATTGTAGACAGGATAGTAGACAGGCAGTAAAAATAACCCCTGATACACCAGGAGTTACTTTAATGAAAAATAATATTATGCGATTACCCCAATATATTACTTCAGCACCATTAACTACATATAATGGAAAGGTATTTATTAAACGTGGCACCATTTCCTGGTTATCTATAAGTTTCTAGTTGCAATCTCATTGGGATGTTAAAATTCAAAAATGTTTCAGCATCTCAACTGCAGTTGTTTCTAAATTGTTACTGCGCTGTTGTACTGGGCTGCAGGAACCAGCCCGTGTTCTAATGCAGTGTTCACTGCAGCATGAGCAGCGAGATAAGATGAAATCAACCAGCCCTGAACAGCAAACCTCTTGCTAAcgctgcctcgctctctctctccatctctctgtgtctctctctctgtgtctatctctgtcactctctccctatctgtctctatctccggcgctctctaccttcctccctctctctctgtcgctctctccctctctgtttctcagtgaTCATAGTTCTGTTTGCGGCACTGAAGAAGCAGAAGAAAAAGGAGCCTCTGATCATCTCTAAAGAGGACGTGCGAGACAACGTCGTCAGCTACAACGACGAGGGGGGCGGAGAGGAGGACACCCAAGCCTTCGACATCGGGGCTCTGCGTAACCCCGAAGCCATCGAGGAGAGCAAGCAGAGGCGGGACATCATCCCCTCGGACACGCTGTACCCccctctcagacagacagtcattcCATCGCGGGACAACGCCGATGTCCGGGACTTCATAAACCAAAGGGTGCAGGATAACGACAATAACCCCACCGCCCCCCCTTATGACTCTCTGGCCACATATGCCTACGAGGGAACCGGTTCAGTGGCTGAGTCTCTCAGCTCCCTGGGGTCAGCTTCCTCTGAAGGGGACCAGGACTACAACTACCTCAGTGACTGGGGGCCCCGCTTCAGGAAACTGGCTGACATGTACGGGGCTGAGGACAGCGACTGTGACTCCTAACACACTACCTGACCTGTTTCTGGGGCCGGAGCTAGGATGATGAACTATGAACAATAACTGACTGTAATCTCTCTTCTCAAAAAATGAGGACAAATGTTGCAGCCCGAGTTTTTTACAAAGTGCCCTTTTATTTCTTCCAACGCAACTATAGGCCATAGCTCTTTCTGATGGCCAGACCAGATAGAGACTGTGCAACTGTGTGGAatctttttttttactattttagtGCAAGGCCAACTTTTCCAGAGAAGGTGAACTTCAGTTAATGATCCTGAGTTCAATGTCAAAATAAactataaatatatacatttatttttattttctggTTACATCTGTATCTATATGCTGCATTGGAAGGGATTACACATTTCTCTGAATAATTCTGTGTATTCTTGAGAGATCTCATATAGTTTCTCTGTACTGTTACTGAAGTGCAGTATGTTGTACTTTGTATATTTGAGTGTTTTAGTGAATTTGAACTTTGCTTTTCCAGGAACAAGGAACCGGAATTGAACATCTCTTTAGGTAATTCTTCGTACTTTATTTTAAAATGGCCAAATACTTTTCATGGCAGGAAAGCCCAGGACCAAAATAAAACATTTCTTCATGAAAGTTTATGGAACTTGGGCAGCCACTCTGTACTTACTCCATTCCCCTATCAAGCCTTCTGATGCACAGAAAGTTCACTATTCCAATTAGACGTTGTTTGTTTATTTCGCCAATCATTTATTATGTGATCCGTCCATTTGTTGGAACTGTATCCAAGAGTAACTCTCTGAAGACATGCTTTGATACAAggactgtatgtgtgtatctTTGCACATGATGATGAATGAAGAAATGGACGGAGATGAGGTTTGATGCTCTACGATTTACAGCGAATTTCAGCAACATCTGACAACATCGACATAATCCATCACAAATCAATAATGGTCATATTAGACATGTTTATGGGCGCAGCGatatatacacatactgtatgtcttacTTACATAAATTCTGCACAAAAAGCCTACAAGGTGAATGAGCATACCACCAGAGAAGGAGATTGGCTGAGAAAAACAGACATTTTAACTCTTCATGTTAATAGTACAGCTTATACTTTACAGAGAGAAAGCATTTACATGAAGAATTACCTAACATCCTTGAAAAGAACCAAAACTATAGAAAGCATCTGAAGTAAATATTTCATTCAGCGATGTGTTTTGCTAattgttctgttctctctctgacaaCATTGGATGATAATGCTTTTCACACTCTGAACTCATATCACACTTAGTTGCTAAGCGAACATAAGCAATCACTCCAAAACAACTTCATCATTAAAGAAGTTGAGACGGGATCCAAAGGATCAATTTACAACTGATCTGCGCTTCGACTTTGAAAGTGTTTGTGGATAATGATGTGTTTTGGGTATTTGGGTACCTCATTCTGATTTGACATCAAACTTTTCTCTGTAAAATTGTTTGACTAAATAATGGTATATACTGTGGTTGAAACTGTGCTTTGTGGCAGTGATTTGAGAGCATAGCTGATGTTCATGATGTACTACTTTACTTTTTATGTTGTGATTTTCTTTGTACCAAATATATATAGGACACATGCTGAATTAATATTGTTGAAACACAAGCATCCAACCAATATCGCTGTTTTTGATGTCTTTTGGAGTTGTACAACTAAATGTGGACACTACAGGCTACAGTACATGTCATACTATGATGTATTAACAATTGTCAAATTTTACCATAATAAACTTTTCCAGTAAACCACAAAATAAATGCTCATCGAATTACATTAAAAGTGAAATCCAGCAACTCTTGGAGGACAGTGGAAGTTCATTAAAAAACTGCTTCTGGTCCTCCAAGACCTGCTGAATATCTTCAATGTAGTTTGCTCCTCAACTCATG from Oncorhynchus keta strain PuntledgeMale-10-30-2019 chromosome 23, Oket_V2, whole genome shotgun sequence includes the following:
- the LOC118402086 gene encoding cadherin-6-like, with the protein product MRTCLLVMLWASLSLYVDNMSITRRIVVEMGEMEGEKEEDRDGGKGEKLLKRFKRGWMWNQFFLQEEYTGSDKQYIGKLQSDMDRGDGTLKYILSGDGAGDIFTIDENNGDLHANKRLDREDKAFYTLRATVVNKNTGIKLEPETEFIVKLHDINDNEPIFTKELYTVSVPERSNMGTSVTQVTATDADDSMYGNSAKLRYSISQGHPYFSVEPDTGIIRTALGPGEMDREKREHYQVVIEAKDMAGQRGGLTGTTTVNITLTDVNDNPPRFSQSIYQFSVAESMKAGTPVGRIKAVDKDRGKNAEMFYNVVGGDGLDMFDVITDKDSQEGIITVGKPLDYEKTRSYTLEIQVQNTQTLDTRFLGYLPTKDMATVRIGIEDVDEPPLFERASYVMEVKEDAAVGTAVGSVRAMDPDGYNSPVRYSIDRRTDLDRLFNVHSGNGTVFITRPLDREEAAWHNISVIATEFNKPLQTSRGPVYIRLLDVNDNAPTFASFYETFVCEKTKAGQKIQTVSAVDADDPAGGHKFFFSLATEGAYRGNFTVRDNGDNTAGVLTRRSSYSRLHKSVYLVPVVITDGDFPMQSSTGTLTVRVCTCDREGNMELCNAEAQTSSAGLSTGALVAILLCVIILLMIIVLFAALKKQKKKEPLIISKEDVRDNVVSYNDEGGGEEDTQAFDIGALRNPEAIEESKQRRDIIPSDTLYPPLRQTVIPSRDNADVRDFINQRVQDNDNNPTAPPYDSLATYAYEGTGSVAESLSSLGSASSEGDQDYNYLSDWGPRFRKLADMYGAEDSDCDS